The Acholeplasma laidlawii PG-8A DNA window CTAGCTGAAAAAATAGCTAAAAGTGCAGGAATTCCATTATCAAATGTTGAAGTTATTCGATTTGCTGATGGAGAGATTACCGTTAACATTGAAGAATCTGTAAGAGGTAACCATGTTTTTGTGATTCAACCAACATCAGAACCAGCAAATGACCATTTAATGGAGGTATTGGTATTAACGGATGCACTTAAGAGAGCATCTGCAGCATCTATTACAATCATCATGCCATATTTTGGTTATTCAAGACAAGATAGAAAAGTTAAGTCACGTCAACCAATTACCGCTAAATTAGTAGCTAACCTACTGACTGTAGCAGGTGTTGATCGTGTCGTAAGTATTGACTTACACGCGGCTCAAATTCAAGGTTTCTTTGATATTCCAATTGACAATTTCCCTGCTGCACCAACACTAGCTTCATATTTTAGAAGAAAAAAATTAGAAAACGTTGTTGTAGTATCTCCTGACCATGGTGGTGTGACACGTGCACGTGTATTTGCATCATTTTTTAATGCCCCACTTGCAATCATAGATAAGAGAAGACCTGAACCTAATAAGGCAGAGGTTATGAATATCATTGGTGATGTAAAAGGTGCAACATGTATCATGATTGATGACATCATAGATACTGGTGGTACATTAATGGCTGGAGCAAATGCTTTAAAAGAAGCAGGTGCTAAAGAAGTATATGCAGCAGCAACACATGGTGTATTAACTTCTAATGCAACAGAAAGATTACAAAACTCAGTGATTAATGAGATTGTTATTACAGATACAATCTACTTAGATCCAGCTAAAAATCAACCAAAACTTAAACAATTATCTATTGGTGCACTGTTAGGTGAAGCAATCATCCATATTTTACAAGACGAACCAATCTCTCAAATCTTTAATAGAATTCAAGAGGATCAATAATGAAACTCATTGTCGGTTTAGGAAATCCCGGCAAACAATATGTTCAAACAAGACACAACATAGGTTTTATCGCTATAGACAAACTCTTAAGTTACCTAAATACGGAATTAAAAGTCGATTCAAAACTACAAGCAGCATACACTAAAACTAAAATTGAAGGTGAGGATGTTATCATCGCTAAACCACTGACCTACATGAATTTATCTGGTGAT harbors:
- a CDS encoding ribose-phosphate diphosphokinase, whose protein sequence is MTIDEKKAKLFTLSANKPLAEKIAKSAGIPLSNVEVIRFADGEITVNIEESVRGNHVFVIQPTSEPANDHLMEVLVLTDALKRASAASITIIMPYFGYSRQDRKVKSRQPITAKLVANLLTVAGVDRVVSIDLHAAQIQGFFDIPIDNFPAAPTLASYFRRKKLENVVVVSPDHGGVTRARVFASFFNAPLAIIDKRRPEPNKAEVMNIIGDVKGATCIMIDDIIDTGGTLMAGANALKEAGAKEVYAAATHGVLTSNATERLQNSVINEIVITDTIYLDPAKNQPKLKQLSIGALLGEAIIHILQDEPISQIFNRIQEDQ